A genomic segment from Tuwongella immobilis encodes:
- a CDS encoding chromosomal replication initiator protein DnaA — protein MIAAESRADNRPIPSGVFESDLEAAIIGRVGAARYALWFKNHACMLKTADAVLIGVPSLHFQDWLQQTFGEDVRAAATEVAGGPIAVKFVLHHDLPPIPPIAAMNAGGHPTATTSAPAAMPKANVLPMSLARTQPENVVASAPAITTTASRSGSRKKASPSIPTIDPGEAPSESPKPKPRAKSKSANASNLFHAPSVGHRDSDDAPAADERGRPFRIGRRWRSLSDFVVGPCNRVAHASALSIVEEPGQGPNPLVIHGPVGTGKTHLLEGIYQGLRRNWPEARVLFVTAEEFTNRFVQASRHGKHSSFRKQFRECSALLLDDLNFLATKRATQEEFLHTFDALAADGRQVAVTLDCHPRMNDDLMPELVDRLVGGAVWGVMPPDGETRHAILRSKAAGAMPMIPGEVLEFMASHLRGNVRELEGAVHSVRHFARVTSREIDLSLVREALGELLRHAVRVVQVTDIDSAVCSVLRLPNGSLQSKQRSWTVSHPRMLAIYLARKHTSGTYAEISHHFGGKTHSAAVAAEKKVRQWLTAGESLQLGDRKWQVRELLERIERELNR, from the coding sequence GTGATTGCAGCCGAGAGCCGGGCCGACAACCGACCGATCCCCTCAGGGGTGTTTGAGTCTGACCTGGAAGCGGCAATCATCGGCCGTGTTGGGGCAGCCCGCTACGCGCTGTGGTTCAAGAATCATGCCTGCATGCTCAAAACCGCCGATGCGGTGCTGATCGGCGTGCCCAGCCTGCATTTCCAAGATTGGCTACAACAGACCTTTGGCGAAGATGTCCGCGCTGCGGCAACTGAAGTGGCCGGTGGCCCGATTGCGGTGAAGTTTGTGCTGCATCACGACTTACCACCCATTCCGCCGATTGCCGCCATGAATGCCGGTGGCCATCCGACGGCGACAACATCCGCTCCAGCGGCCATGCCGAAGGCCAACGTGCTGCCGATGTCGTTGGCCCGCACGCAGCCGGAAAATGTCGTCGCATCCGCACCGGCGATCACGACAACTGCCTCGCGTTCCGGCTCACGGAAAAAGGCATCTCCTTCGATTCCGACGATTGACCCCGGTGAGGCACCCAGCGAATCCCCCAAGCCGAAGCCGCGAGCGAAGTCGAAATCCGCGAATGCGAGCAATCTGTTCCACGCCCCGTCGGTGGGGCATCGGGACAGCGATGACGCCCCCGCGGCAGATGAGCGTGGCCGACCGTTCCGCATTGGCCGTCGCTGGCGGTCGCTGTCCGATTTCGTCGTGGGTCCGTGCAACCGAGTTGCCCACGCCTCCGCGTTGAGCATTGTCGAAGAACCCGGACAAGGGCCAAATCCGCTGGTCATTCACGGCCCCGTTGGCACCGGCAAAACGCACTTGCTGGAAGGCATCTATCAGGGACTCCGTCGCAATTGGCCGGAAGCTCGCGTGCTGTTTGTCACCGCCGAAGAATTCACCAACCGCTTTGTGCAAGCCTCGCGGCATGGCAAGCATTCCAGCTTTCGGAAACAATTTCGGGAATGCTCGGCGCTATTGTTGGACGATTTGAATTTCCTGGCCACGAAACGTGCGACCCAGGAAGAATTCTTGCACACGTTCGATGCGCTCGCGGCCGATGGGCGGCAGGTGGCCGTCACGCTCGATTGCCATCCGCGGATGAACGACGATCTGATGCCGGAACTGGTCGATCGGCTGGTCGGTGGTGCGGTGTGGGGTGTGATGCCCCCGGATGGTGAGACCCGCCACGCGATCCTGCGATCGAAGGCAGCCGGGGCGATGCCGATGATTCCGGGCGAAGTGCTGGAATTCATGGCGTCGCATCTGCGGGGTAACGTCCGTGAGCTGGAAGGGGCAGTGCATAGCGTGCGGCATTTCGCTCGAGTGACTAGCCGAGAAATTGATCTGTCGCTCGTCCGAGAAGCACTGGGAGAGCTGCTCCGCCATGCCGTTCGCGTGGTGCAAGTGACCGACATTGATTCCGCAGTCTGTTCCGTGCTGCGGCTGCCCAACGGCTCGCTGCAATCGAAGCAGCGATCGTGGACGGTGTCGCATCCCCGCATGCTGGCAATTTATCTGGCACGCAAGCATACCTCGGGCACCTACGCCGAGATTAGTCATCACTTCGGTGGCAAGACGCATTCCGCTGCGGTGGCCGCGGAAAAGAAAGTTCGCCAATGGCTGACCGCCGGCGAATCGCTGCAACTGGGCGATCGCAAGTGGCAGGTGCGTGAGCTGTTAGAGCGAATCGAGCGTGAATTGAATCGTTGA
- a CDS encoding DUF7133 domain-containing protein, with translation MRTLLVLALLLAGTIPARSAEQYVKKPTRSETIAATLAASGLPNLTGKWYLLGPFDNDDNKGFETPFPPEKSVDLSAKLIGRDGQEIRWKEFPEFKLGSIVNLAKFGDNNNIVCYLTTEIEVSDPLLMPLSLGSDDSIAVFLNGKEILRDAAVRPAAPDQNRTEMKLVPGKNRLLIKVSNIGSGFEVYVQPELPKLVSAALRKRLDRDFPPAGNVPSGGQIAAEAKYYEISTIPLPSDCVLEVGGLGVRPDGKLLACTRRGEVWLVHNPNAAEVEDIKLTRFASGLHEALGLWVQDNKTVLVTQRPELTKLVDRDGDGVADEYETFCDQWGASGDYHEFAFGPARDKDGNFFITLNVGFGGGHQAKGAWRGWCVKINPQGELEPWAYGLRSPNGVNFSPDGDLFYTDNQGEWVASNKMHHIRKGEFYGHAAGLRWLKDSPFKGQYPDNPISGMLYDGQKGPNPNSPRGLPKLTPPVIWFPYGRMGQSVTEPRWDTTGGKFGPFAGQCFVGDQTKSMIMRVALEKINGTYQGACFPFRSGFQCGVNRIVFDENGTLYAGQTNRGWGSVGGKDWGLQRLKWTGEVPFEISIITLTKTGFDLTFTKPIQANTAATDKPYGLTSYTYNYFSNYGSPEVDRRNETVSAVRVGKDGKSVSIDVPNLKVGRVYEFRIDGILATDGESLLHPEGYYTLNHLR, from the coding sequence ATGCGAACTCTCCTGGTTTTGGCGCTGCTGCTCGCGGGAACGATTCCTGCTCGCTCCGCCGAACAATATGTGAAGAAACCGACCCGAAGCGAGACGATCGCGGCGACGCTGGCCGCCAGTGGATTGCCGAACCTCACCGGGAAATGGTACCTGCTGGGACCGTTCGACAATGATGATAACAAAGGCTTCGAGACGCCGTTTCCGCCGGAAAAGTCGGTCGATCTCTCTGCCAAGCTGATTGGGCGTGATGGCCAAGAAATTCGCTGGAAGGAATTCCCCGAATTCAAACTGGGCAGCATCGTCAATCTGGCGAAGTTCGGCGACAACAACAATATCGTCTGCTATCTGACTACGGAAATCGAAGTCAGCGATCCGCTGCTGATGCCGCTTTCGCTGGGCAGCGACGATAGCATTGCGGTGTTCCTCAACGGCAAGGAAATCCTGCGGGATGCCGCCGTCCGCCCTGCCGCGCCGGATCAAAACCGCACGGAAATGAAGTTGGTTCCCGGCAAGAATCGCCTGCTCATCAAAGTGAGCAACATTGGCTCGGGCTTTGAAGTGTATGTGCAACCGGAATTGCCAAAGCTCGTCTCCGCCGCGCTTCGCAAACGGCTGGACCGCGATTTCCCCCCCGCCGGAAATGTCCCCAGTGGCGGGCAAATTGCGGCCGAGGCGAAATATTACGAAATCAGCACCATTCCCCTGCCCAGCGATTGCGTGTTGGAAGTGGGCGGGCTGGGCGTGCGGCCTGACGGCAAGCTGCTGGCCTGCACCCGCCGCGGCGAAGTCTGGCTGGTGCATAATCCCAACGCCGCCGAGGTCGAAGACATCAAGCTGACGCGATTCGCCAGCGGTCTGCACGAAGCGCTCGGCCTGTGGGTGCAAGACAACAAGACTGTTTTGGTGACACAACGACCGGAACTCACCAAGCTCGTCGATCGTGATGGTGACGGTGTCGCCGATGAATACGAGACCTTCTGCGATCAATGGGGGGCATCGGGCGATTATCATGAATTCGCATTCGGCCCCGCCCGTGATAAAGACGGCAACTTTTTCATCACGCTGAACGTCGGCTTCGGCGGCGGCCACCAAGCGAAGGGGGCATGGCGCGGCTGGTGCGTGAAGATCAACCCGCAAGGCGAACTGGAACCGTGGGCCTATGGCCTTCGTTCGCCCAACGGTGTGAACTTCAGCCCGGACGGAGATCTGTTCTACACCGACAATCAAGGCGAATGGGTCGCCAGCAACAAGATGCACCACATCCGCAAGGGTGAATTCTACGGCCACGCCGCGGGATTGCGCTGGCTGAAGGATTCGCCGTTCAAGGGGCAATATCCAGACAACCCTATCAGCGGCATGCTCTACGATGGCCAAAAGGGACCGAACCCCAATAGTCCGCGCGGGTTGCCGAAATTGACCCCGCCGGTGATTTGGTTCCCCTATGGTCGCATGGGCCAATCCGTGACCGAACCTCGGTGGGACACCACCGGCGGCAAGTTCGGCCCGTTCGCTGGCCAATGCTTCGTCGGCGATCAAACCAAGTCGATGATCATGCGAGTCGCCCTGGAGAAGATCAACGGCACCTATCAAGGCGCATGCTTCCCGTTCCGTTCCGGCTTCCAATGCGGCGTCAATCGCATCGTGTTTGATGAAAATGGCACCCTGTATGCCGGCCAGACCAATCGCGGTTGGGGTTCCGTCGGCGGCAAAGATTGGGGCTTGCAACGCCTCAAATGGACCGGCGAAGTTCCGTTTGAAATTTCGATAATCACATTAACCAAAACCGGCTTTGATCTCACGTTCACCAAACCGATCCAAGCCAATACCGCCGCCACCGACAAACCCTACGGCTTAACCTCGTATACGTACAACTACTTCAGCAACTACGGTTCGCCGGAAGTCGATCGACGCAACGAGACCGTCTCCGCGGTTCGCGTGGGCAAGGATGGCAAATCGGTGTCGATCGATGTGCCGAATCTGAAAGTTGGCCGCGTGTACGAATTCCGAATCGATGGCATTCTCGCTACCGATGGCGAATCGCTGCTGCACCCCGAAGGCTACTACACGCTCAACCACCTGCGTTGA
- a CDS encoding dual specificity protein phosphatase family protein: protein MNWITPEIAIGNHSEAADVVLLSKEDVRAVLGLIDTLAAKNAEEMGLEAIVVVPLQDGPDNAPERFDDAIRALGRLIEQHGKVLVHCHLGRSRSAAVVAGHLMRSQNLSKDEALQLISTKREIYITAGVELMLDRLS from the coding sequence ATGAACTGGATCACCCCGGAAATCGCCATCGGAAACCACTCCGAAGCCGCCGATGTGGTGTTGCTCAGCAAAGAAGATGTGCGGGCGGTGCTGGGGTTGATCGACACCCTGGCGGCGAAAAATGCCGAAGAGATGGGCCTGGAAGCCATCGTGGTCGTCCCGTTGCAAGACGGCCCGGACAACGCCCCCGAACGATTCGACGATGCCATTCGTGCATTGGGTCGATTGATCGAACAACACGGCAAAGTGTTGGTGCATTGTCACTTGGGACGCAGCCGGAGTGCCGCCGTGGTCGCCGGGCATCTGATGCGCTCGCAAAATCTGAGCAAAGACGAAGCCCTGCAACTGATCTCCACCAAACGGGAAATCTACATCACCGCTGGCGTGGAGCTGATGTTGGATCGACTTTCGTAA
- a CDS encoding class I SAM-dependent methyltransferase, which translates to MLERILEPEVMDTAQEAHDYDTMDHSAVNQRFVADLRQVGFAGRILDVGTGTALIPIELLRQCPDARVVAIDLAAEMLTLGQRNLEQAGLAHAITLERVNAREMPYADASFGAVISNSIIHHIPQPELVLREIARVVQPGGRIFVRDLMRPHDAVTLQHLVDLHAAGATDNQRRLFAESLHAALTLDEVRSMVAELGYAPDTVHATSDRHWTWSATRPMEQE; encoded by the coding sequence ATGCTGGAACGAATTCTTGAGCCAGAAGTCATGGACACTGCCCAAGAGGCCCATGATTACGACACCATGGACCACTCGGCGGTCAATCAGCGCTTTGTCGCGGATTTGCGCCAGGTCGGTTTCGCGGGGCGGATTCTCGATGTCGGCACCGGCACCGCGCTCATTCCCATCGAACTGCTGCGCCAATGCCCCGATGCCCGAGTGGTCGCCATCGACCTCGCCGCGGAAATGCTCACGCTGGGTCAACGCAATCTGGAACAAGCCGGCCTGGCGCATGCAATCACGTTGGAACGGGTGAACGCCCGTGAAATGCCGTATGCCGATGCCAGCTTCGGCGCGGTCATTTCCAACAGCATCATCCACCATATCCCCCAGCCTGAATTGGTGTTGCGCGAAATCGCTCGAGTGGTCCAGCCCGGCGGACGCATCTTCGTGCGCGATCTGATGCGGCCCCATGATGCCGTCACCTTGCAGCATCTGGTGGATCTCCACGCCGCCGGGGCGACGGACAATCAGCGGCGATTGTTTGCCGAATCGCTCCATGCCGCGCTGACGTTGGACGAAGTGCGGTCGATGGTGGCCGAATTGGGATATGCCCCCGACACCGTCCACGCGACCAGCGACCGACACTGGACATGGTCCGCCACCCGCCCGATGGAACAGGAGTGA
- a CDS encoding MlaE family ABC transporter permease yields the protein MSFKQNLTNRLVHLGRCVDFALRCLNVCLASFRQVKLVALQLYDTLSGSLLLATVTGVALGAVVWMHGHNALARTGSGDYLPTILAVAVILELAPIGAGLILAARTGAHLGAELGSMKITEQIDALEILGVDPMRRLVGPRILACVIALPMLNVLIAGLAIFTGYFAEAVWNQMTWLNYQGAFLTGNRSELMLGDVIPALLKTLLFGFLVGAVGCYQGLHAKEGTEGVGNATTAAVSYSALAVILCDVVVVGTLQLLK from the coding sequence GTGTCGTTCAAGCAGAATCTCACCAATCGGCTGGTTCACCTGGGGCGATGCGTCGACTTCGCGCTTCGCTGTCTGAACGTCTGTTTGGCCTCGTTCCGGCAGGTGAAATTAGTCGCGTTGCAACTCTACGACACGCTGAGCGGATCACTTCTGCTGGCGACGGTCACGGGCGTAGCGCTGGGGGCGGTGGTCTGGATGCACGGCCACAACGCGCTGGCCCGCACGGGCAGCGGCGACTATCTGCCGACGATTCTGGCCGTGGCGGTGATCCTCGAATTGGCTCCGATTGGTGCCGGGTTGATTCTCGCCGCTCGAACCGGTGCCCATCTTGGGGCCGAACTCGGATCGATGAAGATTACCGAGCAGATTGATGCGCTGGAGATTCTCGGCGTCGATCCGATGCGCCGTTTGGTCGGCCCGCGCATTCTGGCGTGCGTGATCGCATTACCGATGCTGAACGTGTTAATCGCCGGTCTTGCCATTTTCACGGGCTATTTCGCCGAGGCGGTCTGGAATCAGATGACCTGGCTGAACTATCAGGGGGCGTTCCTGACGGGAAATCGCAGCGAGTTGATGTTGGGCGATGTCATTCCGGCATTGCTGAAAACGCTGCTGTTCGGATTCCTGGTCGGCGCGGTGGGGTGCTATCAGGGACTCCACGCCAAGGAAGGGACCGAAGGCGTTGGGAACGCCACCACGGCTGCGGTTTCGTATTCCGCGCTGGCGGTGATTCTCTGCGATGTCGTGGTCGTGGGAACGCTGCAACTGCTGAAATGA
- a CDS encoding endonuclease/exonuclease/phosphatase family protein, which produces MARSRSLGGELAKQPPWVIALVLIVLAIVALVNRSNNPAEAPPARPLQAGEYFFAFWNVENLYDDQDDPKLQDEMDDWYPTDPAAWKLKLDRLAEAILAMNQNRGPDILAMVEVESERALEALQTTINARLKANGRDELAYPYRLFREDNTGRRFAPAILSRVPVDNNRTRKVGGNRNGRMLVGRLEANGHELIVFPAHWTSRVSDKDGSRRMSYAESMYGEYREMVTANRNVDVLLCGDWNDDFTDPSIQQGLHGVDSAEKLRAPGDLRTWVLTSRFDVAKEGTLAYRNKWNVFDHLAVSPGMLDSVGWSVLPESVAIFHTPEMRKGRLGEPRPFGDAKTRPEERGYSDHFPVTVILKLNQP; this is translated from the coding sequence ATGGCCCGTTCTCGATCCCTCGGCGGTGAACTCGCCAAACAACCCCCCTGGGTGATTGCTCTGGTGCTGATTGTCCTTGCCATTGTCGCGTTGGTCAATCGCTCGAACAATCCGGCCGAGGCACCGCCCGCGCGGCCGCTTCAAGCTGGGGAGTATTTCTTTGCGTTCTGGAATGTCGAAAATCTTTACGACGACCAGGATGACCCGAAATTGCAAGATGAAATGGATGATTGGTATCCCACCGATCCCGCCGCGTGGAAGTTGAAACTCGATCGGCTTGCCGAGGCGATTCTGGCGATGAATCAGAATCGGGGGCCGGATATTCTGGCGATGGTGGAAGTGGAAAGCGAGCGGGCCTTGGAAGCCCTGCAAACCACCATCAATGCCCGGCTGAAAGCCAATGGCCGCGACGAACTTGCGTATCCGTATCGCCTGTTTCGTGAGGACAATACCGGACGGCGATTTGCGCCGGCGATCCTCAGTCGGGTGCCGGTGGATAACAACCGCACGCGCAAGGTCGGGGGCAATCGCAACGGTCGCATGCTGGTCGGGCGATTGGAAGCCAACGGCCACGAGCTGATTGTCTTTCCCGCGCATTGGACCAGTCGCGTTTCAGACAAAGACGGCTCGCGGCGGATGTCCTACGCGGAATCGATGTACGGCGAATATCGGGAGATGGTCACCGCCAATCGCAATGTGGATGTGCTGTTGTGCGGGGATTGGAACGATGATTTCACCGATCCATCCATTCAGCAAGGGCTGCACGGCGTCGATTCCGCAGAGAAATTACGTGCGCCAGGCGATTTGCGGACCTGGGTGCTCACGTCGCGCTTCGATGTCGCCAAGGAAGGGACGTTGGCCTACCGCAACAAATGGAATGTCTTCGATCATCTCGCGGTCAGTCCGGGAATGTTGGATTCCGTTGGCTGGAGTGTGCTGCCGGAATCCGTGGCGATTTTCCACACGCCCGAAATGCGGAAAGGTCGGCTGGGCGAGCCGCGTCCATTCGGCGATGCCAAGACGCGGCCCGAAGAACGGGGCTATAGCGATCACTTCCCGGTGACGGTGATTCTCAAACTGAATCAGCCCTAA
- a CDS encoding lysylphosphatidylglycerol synthase transmembrane domain-containing protein produces the protein MATGRKGPAVDGKALLKYGIGLALLGWVIFANWDDRFDPLAASKNLVESQQAILNGDPLPEPYTATPGLRAVLQRPIQWLPLVTAAIVCALATLLTFVRWYLLVRAQDLPFSLRNAMRLGLVGYYFNTFLPGSVGGDLLKAVAISREQTRRTVAVATVMIDRAIGLWGLLWFVGGLGAIFWWLGDPMFANVQIQSLVRRALWLLGISVVGWILLGFLPQRRADRFAGRLLSIPKLGNSLAELWRAVWMYRQKPKAVAVALVLSMVGHIGFVLTFHLAARVFATGDPNQAAGTLAEHFLIVPVGMIVLALFPTPGGVGGGEAAYAWLYTSMLGRAGVIGVLGCLAQRLITLGLGLIGYIVYLRMKTVDPQAMATPSSEVPVDAPADTPNGASAGATDSEPSAPQQVRADSV, from the coding sequence ATGGCGACCGGGAGAAAGGGGCCTGCGGTGGATGGCAAAGCACTGTTGAAGTATGGCATTGGGCTGGCCCTGCTCGGATGGGTGATTTTCGCCAACTGGGACGATCGATTTGATCCACTGGCGGCCAGCAAAAATCTGGTCGAATCGCAACAAGCGATTCTGAACGGCGATCCGCTGCCGGAACCGTACACCGCCACCCCCGGATTGCGGGCCGTGCTGCAACGACCAATTCAGTGGCTGCCGCTGGTGACGGCGGCGATCGTCTGTGCGCTGGCAACGCTGTTGACCTTCGTGCGCTGGTATCTGCTCGTTCGAGCGCAGGATCTCCCGTTCTCGCTACGCAATGCCATGCGGCTGGGGCTGGTGGGATACTACTTCAACACCTTTCTACCGGGTTCCGTGGGCGGCGACTTGCTGAAAGCCGTGGCGATTTCTCGGGAACAGACTCGGCGAACCGTAGCAGTGGCCACGGTGATGATCGACCGCGCCATCGGCCTCTGGGGGCTGCTTTGGTTTGTGGGCGGACTGGGGGCGATCTTTTGGTGGCTGGGTGATCCGATGTTCGCCAATGTGCAGATTCAATCGCTGGTGCGGCGGGCATTGTGGCTGTTGGGAATCTCCGTTGTCGGCTGGATTCTGCTCGGGTTTCTGCCCCAACGTCGGGCCGATCGCTTTGCCGGGCGATTGCTCAGCATCCCCAAACTGGGCAACTCGCTGGCGGAATTATGGCGTGCGGTTTGGATGTATCGTCAGAAACCGAAAGCGGTTGCGGTTGCGCTGGTCCTGTCGATGGTGGGGCATATCGGCTTCGTGCTGACGTTCCACCTGGCGGCACGGGTGTTTGCCACGGGCGACCCGAATCAGGCAGCGGGGACATTGGCCGAGCATTTTCTGATTGTCCCCGTCGGGATGATCGTCTTGGCGTTATTCCCGACCCCCGGCGGAGTCGGCGGCGGCGAGGCGGCCTATGCGTGGCTGTATACCAGCATGTTGGGCCGCGCAGGAGTGATCGGCGTTCTCGGCTGCTTGGCGCAACGTCTGATTACGCTGGGACTTGGGCTGATTGGCTACATCGTGTATCTGCGGATGAAAACGGTTGATCCGCAAGCAATGGCTACACCGTCGTCAGAGGTTCCCGTGGATGCGCCCGCGGATACTCCCAATGGTGCATCCGCAGGCGCAACGGATTCGGAACCATCGGCCCCGCAACAAGTTAGGGCTGATTCAGTTTGA
- a CDS encoding ATP-binding protein, translated as MSDFDIELPACFYLGREYDIAKRAIASDRDPLMMDARDLLTHGVIVGMTGSGKTGLALSVLEEAAIDSIPCIILDVKGDLTNLLLQFPETRPQDYLPWIDPEDARRQGMTPPELAASIAERTRKGLADTLQSPERIQRFRDSAEYRIYTPGSDAGHPLSILKQFTAPVGKIARELLNQKIDAAASALLGLTGIVSDPVQSREHILIAQILLHAWNRGEDLDLADLINRIQLPPMDRIGAFDIETFYPEKDRLKLAVSLNNILASPSFSTWIEGDALDLSSMLESTGKPRHLIFYLAHLNDTQRMFFLTLLLDEILSWTRKQPGTTNLRALVYFDEVFGYLPPHPANPPTKAPLMTLMKQARAFGVGVLLATQNPVDIDYKALSNAGTWMIGKLQTERDKARLMDGLESVAAERGSLTDRNYLEQVISSLGNRVFLLHSVHRPKPVVFQTRYALSFLRGPMTRDQIAKLVERESESASAEPPLEIRQQDDAFKVNLLKQAPPPVVETAPSMPAAPSGIASMILPLASEVRSSAPPKLPGSASGLPELTMRTPQAAPAASPTPASAVPVGRTLHYLPRLLGFATVHFVDKRRNLELQRTYRFLAEAPATGQSVFWTPADQLTDLFATTPQPKAEWGALPEGFTSARKFASYRKELNDTLYREAKLALLENEELDLRSEPGEDVAQFIDRCRVAARQRAEREIATAAPAIERKLAPLRAKLPTPPPPAPPEPTNLVGKLFGWMFPGGRPSPSKIVVSEHTPAEKAALKAKADYDQILAEWEQRKAFLLLEAERIAQQYAEILLKPRKTDIAITQFGLAWTPHWQLHFPDGRSELRPAF; from the coding sequence GTGTCGGATTTTGACATCGAATTACCCGCATGTTTTTACCTGGGCCGCGAGTACGACATCGCCAAACGGGCCATCGCCAGCGACCGCGACCCGCTCATGATGGACGCCCGCGATCTGCTCACCCATGGCGTGATTGTTGGCATGACCGGATCGGGCAAGACCGGCCTGGCGCTCAGCGTCTTGGAAGAAGCCGCCATCGATAGCATCCCCTGCATCATCCTGGACGTGAAGGGCGACCTGACGAATCTGCTGCTGCAATTTCCCGAAACTCGACCGCAAGACTACCTCCCCTGGATTGACCCCGAAGATGCCCGCCGCCAGGGAATGACGCCACCGGAACTGGCCGCCAGCATCGCCGAGCGCACCCGCAAGGGGCTGGCCGACACATTGCAATCGCCGGAACGCATCCAACGATTCCGCGATTCCGCCGAATATCGCATCTACACGCCCGGAAGCGATGCCGGTCACCCGCTGTCGATTCTGAAGCAATTTACCGCCCCGGTCGGGAAAATCGCCCGCGAATTGCTGAATCAGAAAATCGACGCCGCCGCCTCCGCGCTGTTGGGGCTAACCGGCATCGTCAGCGATCCGGTGCAATCGCGTGAGCATATTCTGATTGCGCAAATTCTGCTGCACGCCTGGAATCGCGGGGAAGACCTCGACTTGGCCGACCTGATTAACCGCATCCAACTGCCGCCCATGGACCGCATTGGTGCGTTCGACATCGAGACATTCTACCCCGAGAAAGACCGGCTCAAACTCGCCGTTTCGCTCAACAATATCCTCGCCTCGCCGAGTTTCTCCACCTGGATCGAAGGGGATGCGCTCGACCTTTCCAGCATGCTCGAATCGACCGGCAAACCTCGGCATCTGATTTTCTATCTCGCCCATCTCAACGATACGCAGCGGATGTTTTTCCTGACGTTGCTGTTGGATGAAATTCTGTCGTGGACTCGCAAGCAGCCCGGCACCACGAACTTGCGGGCGCTCGTCTATTTCGATGAGGTGTTTGGCTATCTGCCGCCCCATCCCGCGAATCCGCCCACGAAAGCGCCGCTGATGACGCTCATGAAGCAGGCGCGGGCCTTCGGCGTAGGCGTGCTGTTGGCCACGCAAAACCCCGTGGATATCGATTACAAGGCACTGTCGAACGCGGGCACCTGGATGATTGGCAAGCTGCAAACCGAGCGCGACAAGGCCCGACTCATGGACGGCCTGGAGAGTGTAGCTGCGGAGCGTGGCAGTCTCACCGATCGGAATTACCTGGAACAGGTGATTTCTTCGCTGGGAAATCGCGTGTTTTTGCTGCATAGCGTGCATCGGCCCAAACCGGTGGTCTTCCAGACGCGCTATGCGTTGTCGTTTCTGCGTGGACCGATGACGCGCGATCAGATTGCCAAACTCGTCGAACGCGAGTCCGAATCCGCCTCCGCCGAGCCGCCGCTGGAAATCCGCCAGCAAGACGACGCCTTCAAGGTCAATCTGCTCAAACAGGCACCGCCGCCCGTGGTGGAAACCGCCCCCAGCATGCCCGCCGCCCCCAGTGGCATCGCCAGCATGATTCTGCCACTGGCGAGCGAAGTTCGCTCCAGCGCTCCGCCGAAACTCCCCGGCAGCGCCAGCGGGTTGCCGGAACTGACGATGCGCACTCCGCAAGCCGCCCCTGCTGCCAGCCCGACGCCGGCATCCGCCGTGCCCGTGGGCCGCACCCTGCACTATCTGCCGCGATTACTCGGATTCGCCACCGTGCATTTTGTGGACAAACGCCGCAATCTCGAACTCCAACGCACGTATCGCTTTCTGGCGGAAGCCCCCGCCACCGGGCAGAGCGTCTTCTGGACTCCCGCCGATCAACTCACCGATCTGTTCGCCACCACCCCGCAACCGAAGGCGGAGTGGGGCGCGCTCCCGGAAGGGTTCACCTCGGCCCGCAAATTCGCAAGCTATCGCAAGGAATTGAACGATACGCTGTACCGCGAGGCGAAACTGGCGCTGCTCGAAAATGAAGAACTCGACCTGCGAAGCGAGCCGGGCGAGGATGTCGCCCAATTCATCGATCGCTGCCGAGTGGCCGCTCGACAACGGGCCGAACGCGAAATCGCCACCGCCGCCCCCGCCATCGAGCGCAAACTCGCCCCGCTGCGCGCCAAACTGCCGACTCCACCGCCGCCCGCGCCCCCGGAACCGACCAATCTCGTCGGCAAACTGTTTGGCTGGATGTTCCCTGGTGGTCGGCCATCGCCGTCGAAAATCGTCGTCAGCGAGCATACCCCCGCCGAGAAAGCCGCACTCAAAGCCAAGGCCGACTACGATCAGATTCTCGCCGAGTGGGAACAACGCAAGGCGTTTCTCTTGCTCGAAGCCGAACGCATCGCCCAACAATACGCCGAAATTCTGCTGAAGCCGCGCAAGACCGATATCGCCATCACCCAATTCGGCCTCGCCTGGACGCCCCACTGGCAACTTCACTTCCCCGATGGTCGCTCCGAACTCCGCCCCGCGTTCTGA